In one Puniceicoccus vermicola genomic region, the following are encoded:
- a CDS encoding 3-deoxy-7-phosphoheptulonate synthase — protein sequence MQIHPHQTTDINVETFGPLPSPAGLCTEIPASDANEEFIRQSRENIHQIIFGNDSRHLAIVGPCSIHDTEAGLEYAEKLAGLAEEVKDQIHIVMRVYFEKPRTTVGWKGLIMDPRLDGSCNLPEGLRKARKFLLSVLSTGLPTATEFLDPITPQFIADLISWAAIGARTTESQTHRQMASGLSMPIGFKNTTAGAVQPAVNAIKAASERQTFLGIDPEGHACSVTTKGNPNCHVILRGGSSGENYSAEHVSAARAALEKASLPPAILVDCSHANSSKKPERQPDVFRNIIEQRLNGESAIIGSMIESNLKEGNQSFPRPLSDLERGVSITDGCIGWETTAETLRRAADRLSKLS from the coding sequence ATGCAAATCCATCCGCACCAGACAACCGACATCAATGTCGAAACTTTCGGTCCACTTCCGTCACCCGCCGGGCTGTGCACCGAGATTCCCGCCAGTGATGCCAACGAAGAGTTCATCCGCCAGAGCCGGGAAAACATCCACCAAATCATTTTTGGGAACGATTCACGCCATTTGGCCATCGTCGGGCCGTGCTCGATTCACGACACCGAAGCGGGTCTGGAGTACGCCGAGAAGCTCGCCGGACTGGCCGAAGAGGTGAAAGACCAGATCCACATCGTCATGCGGGTCTACTTCGAAAAGCCTCGGACGACGGTCGGCTGGAAGGGTCTCATTATGGATCCGCGTCTGGACGGATCCTGCAACCTGCCCGAAGGTCTGCGCAAAGCTCGGAAATTCCTCCTGTCCGTCCTCTCGACGGGACTCCCGACGGCGACCGAATTTCTCGACCCGATCACTCCTCAGTTCATTGCCGACCTAATCAGCTGGGCCGCAATTGGGGCCCGGACGACGGAGTCGCAGACGCACCGCCAAATGGCCTCCGGCCTATCGATGCCGATTGGCTTCAAGAATACCACCGCTGGAGCGGTTCAACCTGCAGTCAACGCGATCAAGGCGGCCAGTGAACGGCAGACTTTTCTCGGGATCGACCCGGAAGGGCACGCCTGTTCGGTTACGACCAAGGGCAACCCGAACTGCCACGTCATTCTGCGCGGGGGATCTTCCGGCGAGAATTACTCTGCCGAACATGTGTCCGCCGCCCGCGCCGCACTGGAGAAGGCCTCCCTTCCTCCCGCCATTCTCGTAGACTGCAGCCACGCCAATTCCAGCAAGAAGCCCGAGCGCCAGCCGGATGTCTTCCGCAACATCATCGAGCAGCGTCTCAATGGCGAATCGGCCATCATCGGCTCGATGATCGAAAGCAACCTCAAGGAAGGGAACCAATCCTTCCCCCGGCCTCTTTCCGATCTCGAACGCGGCGTATCCATCACCGATGGCTGCATCGGATGGGAAACCACTGC
- a CDS encoding HU family DNA-binding protein encodes MNKAELVEQIQANLGEDTSKAAAERSLNAVLDAVKASIKKAGKEVKLTGTASKAEAVQLVGFGTFSVVRRDARAGHNPATGEAIKIKAAKNVKFKPGAGLKDLL; translated from the coding sequence ATGAACAAAGCTGAACTCGTAGAACAAATCCAAGCTAACCTCGGTGAAGACACCTCCAAAGCCGCTGCTGAGCGCTCCCTGAATGCCGTCCTCGACGCAGTCAAGGCCAGCATCAAGAAGGCTGGTAAGGAAGTGAAGCTCACTGGTACTGCCAGCAAGGCAGAAGCTGTCCAGCTCGTTGGTTTTGGAACCTTCTCCGTCGTCCGCCGTGATGCGCGTGCCGGTCACAACCCCGCCACTGGTGAAGCCATCAAGATCAAGGCTGCTAAGAACGTGAAGTTCAAGCCCGGTGCAGGCCTGAAGGATCTCCTCTAA